The segment TATTATTATGGCCACCAGAGGTCTCGCAGTTCCACTCAGAAGAGAGTGGAGAATGATGCTAAAAGCTCAACCAAGGGTGAGTTAACTTGTAAGCACCATACCACATACACAAGTCTCTTCTTGACACAATTGACTTTCTCCCTATTCACACTTGTTTTGCTGAGTGTGACTTTGATCTAAGTAACGTTAACCCAATGTCTTTCCTCTTAAGTGCCAATCTTCTGAGACAACAAACATTTTTGAAATAATAAACTTTGTCACTCCACATTGGATATCCTATAATTACTAACAAAAATCTAATTATATAACCACATTAAATAATATAACTCCAATTAGTACAAAGGCTTCACAGGTGTTCCATAGTAATAGAAAGGTAGCCAATGGGTAGAATACAACAAATTGGCATTAGTGCACCTGTCAGTTTTAGTGTAGATAAAAGCATTAGCATTACACATATTTTGTGTGTATATACGCAATTAAGATGCAGTATCTCTATGTATTCTTTGATCTGATGTGTTTGTTGAGATGGCTAGTAGCAAGACTGTCTTATCAAAAATTATTTAAAATAGCTGCAAAAAGTAAATTTTCATGACTGCCTGTAACAGTTCATATCAAAATAATAACACTACATTTCATCCACACTGGGATCCAAAACAGGGGCTTCTAACTATAGATGAATATACCCCAATCCACTCCCCTGTATCTAAAAGTTAGGGATAGCAGAAGGACTTATTGAAGTCTAATTCTGTGGATGGTCAGTGAGGTATTAGTATATACCTAGATGGTGTTTCTCCATGCAGATGGGTGAGTAAAGGAGATCAACTAATACCTGTCTGAGTGCAGGGTACACCTCTCAAGTAACAAACTAAACCAGTTAATGTACCATAACCAGTCTTAACTGTCCTTAAAAGATCAGAAAGCATGGGTCATCTGAACATTCAACCACCAAATTTAGTTTTACCGTTAAAAATAAATCatatacgttttttttttttttttttttttaaatgcaagaAAAATAAGACGGGAACATTTTGACCTGGTATCTGAGAACAGTGTGGAGAGAGCTTTCCCCTTCTCAGATACACAACCATTCAAAAGGATAGCTATGCGGAGGTGTGTCTGGTGATCCCACAGACAGGATCTCCATGTTTACAGTGCAGTACTGCTTTAAGTCAGTGGTCACAATCATCCTAAACAACGTTACATGAATGCATATAAAATACCAGCTACTAACTATACAGACGTACAACTATGAACAGGATCTACTTTACAATAGCGAACAGTTTTATAGTTGCAGCTTGGTTGGTGTTTGTAAACCCACACACCAACATTCCTAGAGCTCGAGTGGTCTTCACAGGGCATGCCTGACATTGAAAGATGTGTACAGGAAACAACATCAAGGGACTCGTAACACTACTAAACTGACAGTTCTCTGCATAGAAGACTGCATAGTAGACTAATTTTGGCATGTGTTCTTCAAATAAAAGATTTGCTAAAGATAGATGACCAGTGAGGTGCAGCACAACAATGAGTCAACTATTCTCTATGGTGGTTTAAATTCAAACTAGGTGTAAATAGCTTTAAATGTACAGCAATACCCGTCAGTGTGTAAAGAGTGACTACAGTAGGACACCTGTTTTCTACAGGGGCCCCCTATGTGTTCTCTGGAAGTGACACACTGTTTGTTTGTGCAATTCATTACAAGAGCTTGAACTTTGGAACCATCAGGGTGGATTCCACTGTTAGGTACTCATCACTGTTCTTTAGAAATTGTCATATGCCTGGGTTCAGACAGCTAATTTTGTCCAGACATTTGTATCAGTTCATTTACTCCCTTATTGATGTAGAGACAGTATATTGCACTCTGCTGGCCGGGGAAGTAAAGCGGTCACAGGTCAAACATGGGGTCATACTTCCTGACTTCCAAGAGGAGACGCTCTCGGTCAGTGAGGGCTTGAGAGAGGGCCGACTGAGCTTCCGATAGCTGCGACTCCAGGAAAGTATTCTGAAGGGAAAAGGTTGTTGTCTTTATTGCTTTTCACTTCTAAATAATGTTTCTTTGCCAGGGCAAGTATGCTAAATCTCTTCAGCTGTAATTGCTACCCTGATTTGGCCCCTCTTCGCCTTAACAAGAGAACCAGACAAGAACAAGAGTACTACAACTGTCTGGCCTTATCTTTATCTAATCATCCAAAATGTAACTTAAAAGTATTCCATTTAAGCCCTGTGAGTACATGCGATTTTATATCAACCGTTTCACACACATTTAAGGTTAAAAACCATAAGTACAATGCAACTATTGTCGGGACTGTGCTATCGTGAATAATCACTTTATGTATGCTACGCTTTCATTTTACATGGTGGTTCAAACTAGCCTAATCCTTACTGATACTGGTGAGCCAGTGTGAGTGGGTGTAGAGATCTACCGTGATCTGCGACAGTTTTTGTTCTGTCCAACAGTCTGGCTTCTCCAAACATACCACAGCACCACCTGCTGAGTCTCTTGGGACTGTGCCTTCACCACCTGCAAGACAAGACATATTCAGAAATAAAGATTACTCCTGTTATTCGATGTCATTCAAGCAGTGAGAGACAAAATCATTGTAATATTCAAAGACAGGTCCGTCTCCTCTCCCCCAATCACCTTTGATTCTCAAAATGCCATCATCAGCTCGCTCCACAACCACCTGGTCTACGGTAAAGGTGACAGGTTGGGGCTGGGGGGCCGTGGGGTAGACCTTGGGACCATCATCCTAAACAGGAGGGGAAAACACTGGTTAACTCCATTGCATGGATGGCAGGCTAACTGTCATTTATTCAATCTGTATCCTATGGAACGCTGTTGGGATCTTACCACGTATAAAAACAGGCTACACATCAAATAACATTATCTGACCCCAACAGAGTTCCATAGTCTCCGTTACCAGCTGACCTTCAGAGTGATAGTGACGTTTTCCAGGCGGATCTTAATGGGTTGGATGTCAGCACTGAGCTCATCCTCCAGGAAGGGCCCCAAGGTGGCCAGGGTAGAAACCAACAGATCCACCCGACAGCCTTGCACACCCAGCTCCAGGTGACCCACCAACGCAGACAGAGAACCATGCCGCGCTGCAGAAGGACCCATCTCCATCCGTATGCCCACCACGGGAACTGCCCTGCAGCCTTGCCTGTGGCCAACGGTAGACCCACCGGGCACTACGGACATCATGTAAAAAATGGTGTGTTGTGTAGTCAGAGAATGGGTATTATGGATGCAGAGTGGTCTAAAAGTAGCATTGAGAGTCTTTAGTAGTTACACTGGGAGAGTGAGGTGATTACAGGAGTGATTATATCACAATATGagtatgtatttgtatttattatggatgcccattagctgctctcttcctggggtctaaacacattaagacacacatcacacacaaaaACGAATgatataaaacagtacatcatgtaacatcattacaccactacatttctacaatacaaaatgtataacaCTACAATATATTCAATATTAAAATGTACGTGCGTGTCGAGTGCGTGTGCTAGCCACTGTGTGAATTTGcaagtgtgtgtgcctgtgtgtctcttcacagtctgcGTTGTCCCATAAGGTATAGTTTTTCTTTTTGTGAGTGGCTATAACAGGTGTTTTTACAGGGAATCTGAGAGCATGAGTGAGTTGGGAGGACAGAGTGTTCTCTGACAAAGGGAACCATTTTTATTCGAAATTGAGAGCCAGTGTGTTGACACAGATGTTGAGTGTGACTGATGCTCAGTAAGGTGCAGGGTCTTTAGGGAGTTAAGTTCTACTTCATTTTCGATGACTGACAGAGGCAGTGTTTTTACGCTGGATTATTATCCAAATCTGCCACTGGAAGTCATCCAGAATGGATAAAAGCATAGTTCCATCCGTAGCTTGCAGTTACCTGGCATCAGTTCAGCCAGCAGGTCAGAGACCCTGACGTTGCCCATCTGTCTTAGGATGAGATCCTGGGCCTCCACTGCCACCACCAGGTCCTCTCCCTTCAGGTCTGCCACACAGGCCATCCCACTGAGCACCAGCAACAACACAGAGGTCTGCACAGCACACCACAGCACAATCAGTTAATCACAATAACAATTCTGCTTTGCTCAGCTTACAAATACAGTATGATTGCTGAGCATATACAGTGGAAGTGCTGACAATGCCTCTGTAATGTCACACTGGacagtgtatgtatgtaaatagaCCCACTGAGTCCTGTGTGATGTCCTCAATGCTCTGGGACAGGGAGCTGCTCAGGTCAGCTGAGGACCCCCCCTCTGTCCCCAGGGCAGGACTGCCTCCACTGGGCCCCGGGGTGCCGTTGGGTCGCATCATGGACACTACCCCTGAGTCTGAAACCACAACAGAACACACAGGGACAAAACTCTATTGTCCAGTGGGATTCAAGATTATTGTTTTTAAATCATCTTACCAGATAGATAGTATATCTTTATTTTTAAATGTTCTGTATTCTCTTGATACAATACGCATGTGTTTTGTAGAGTTTGGATGGTTTTGAATTGACTGATGATATTGTGGGGAGTTACCATCCATGAGGATGACAAAGTTCTCACTGGCGTCGTTTTCCACTGAGAGGTGGTCGTTAGGCAGGCTGCCGTCCAGGATAGCACTGTCAAATGAGTGCTGCGAGAGAGACTGGTTCATGGACTGGAGCCGCAGGCTGGCTATGGGGGACCCCTCCTCAGGGCGCTGCTCCCTACACAAACAGAAACGGAAGGTGAGATAGGGTCAACAGCCTGTATATTCATTCACACCAGTAAAACCACATCCATACAGTTTACAATATGGACCAGGAAGAGCTGAACCATATAGTGTAATGACAACAGCACAGCaggagagcatgctgggaaaccTACTTCGCCTGTGGATTGAACAGCTTGCTCATCCCCGACCCGCGACTCATGAAGCTGAAGGCATCTTTTGTGATGGAGAACGCCCCTTTAGTCAGGTCCAGGGAGGCACTAATGGCATCTTTGGTGACGTCCTTGGTGGAGGTGAGGGCAGTGGACAGCTCTCCCTCCAGGCTGAAGGTAGAGGGGTCCCTGGACAGGAGGGAGTGATGGTGttcaggggagaagggaggagagagaacaggaccaCTGCCATCCCCCTGGGCCATCTCCCCCTCCATGACCTCCACTGCCTCGCTGGCCTCCTCTactacaccatccacctcctgcTCAAGGGGAGGAGAGCTGTTGACGGTGGCATTGGTGTTTCCTATCCCACTGTCCTCCAGAGGGCCTGGCGAAGTAGCctggtgagtgagggagagatcgGAGTCTGTCAGGCTGGGGCTTTCAGACCCTGGGGTGTGGGCCTCCTCTGGCTCTGTGGCTGCAGGTGGTAGCAGGAGCCTCAGCTCCACTGAGTCCATTAGGAGGGCTAGGCACACCGTAGGGGGGTCAGCCTCCTGGCCCCTTGCCTGCTTAGCGTCCCTGGTGTCCCGGTCCAGCTCGTGCCCCAGCCTGGCCAGGGTGTCCTTCATCCGCAACAGGGCAACATACTGGTAGTGGTTGAGCCACACTTTGACCGGTGTGATGGCCTGGGCCAGGAAGTGGATAGAAGCCACTGCAACCTCCTGTCGActgtcctggttgtgttccaGGTTGGGCGGGAGGAGGTTTTCCTGCTGTTCTGGGGTTTTATGGTTGGGATCAACAGGAGCTGGTTCATTGGGGGAGGAGACTAGGGAACTGACCTTAAACGCAGATGGACGAcacatccacaaagaaatggtgaAAGGCTCCACGAAGGGGTGAGCTCTGCCCCTGTTGCTTTTCCGCGCCCCCTCAAAGCTCATGGACAGACGGGACAGGCTGAAGAACCAGACATCCTTGGGCCTTAGGGGCCTCCtctcagacagggacaggggctcCATCTCCAGGGAGTGCTGGAGGAAGGCAGAGGGTAGGGGGAGGAAGGAGCTCTGGTCTCGGGGGAAGGAGCAAGGGGGAGTTGACTGGAAGAAGTGGCAGGTGGAGAAGCTGCTGTAGGTGGAGTGGAGGTCGGCCCGGGTGCCGTGGGGGGAGTGGCGTGTGTTGCTGAGGACCATCTGAGGAACGGTGATGCTTAGGGACTGGGGCCGGTCCTGGTGGTCCATGATGGACGACTCCAGGGGAATGATcagctgcagacagacaggggggaggCACAGAAACAGGAACACAGTCATCTCCTGACAACTAACCCAGTAATAACATCAACACCAAAGTTTAAAATGGTCCCTTTCCATTTCATTGCAGAGAAAACTGGAGACGAAAGCCAGAAGCATTACAAAACTGCATACCCATTACCAAAAAGAACAGTGTTTCTACACAAAAGTCCCTAAGGGCAAACATCTGGAAGGTTGAACAACACTAGAAACACTTGAAATGACTTAAAGTTGTGTAATGAGCTGTAATACTCTGCTGCCAAAAGGGACACTGACTGCAATGATGCAACTCTATTCTGACAGCTTGGTCTGGGTTTATTCAACCAGTCTCACCTTGATCTGAGCTGCGTCCACGTGGATGTCTATGTGCTCCTCTGCCTTGCTGCTGTCCTGGAGGTGGTAGAAGGCTTTGACCTGCTCCAGGGTACGCAGCAGGCCCCTAGAGAACAGGTTGACCCACAGCAGACTGGCTGGGTCCAGGCACAGCTGTAGGCCGTTCAGTTGGGCATATAGGTTAGTATTGGGtactggggaaggagagggggatggagagagggacataTTTTCAGTTGTAAGATAATATTCTAATGGTTTGTTTCTTTCACCAGAAGAGAACTGAATATTGAATTGGAGGATCAGCAAGAAACTACAGTTTGAATCATTTACTAGGATAATGACTAAATAGCAGTTTGcaagaaacacacacaacagTGTATGGTTAGCTCATACCAGGCAAACCGGGGTTGTCAGGGAAGTAATACTCTGTGAATTGCAGGTGGATGGCTGGTATATTGTCTGCTAGGTTCAGGGCCTTGCGGTTACAGGATATTAAGGACGGGGTCTTCTTGCTGTGGCATCCCCCTGTAGACACCTGTGTGAGGGTAAGGGATGGTAATAATGATTCATGTGAATTTGATTGCTGAAGTGCTTTTCTCACACAAAAAATTAAAAGTAATGATGAGTTTTCTGACAGTCAAAGTGAAAGTAGTGCAAAAGGAACTTAATGCAGTATTAACTAGAGTAAGCTCCAAAtatattgggacagtgacaattttgttgttgttttggctctgtggATGAAATTGTACAATTacaatgaggttaaagtgcagactgtcagatttaatttgagggtattttccccatttagaaatgacagcactttttgtacatagtccccccattttaggggaccaatagtattgggacaaattcacttgtgtgcattaaagtagtcaaaagtgaaGTATTTGGTCCCGTATTCATAGcatgcaatgattacatcaagcttgtgattacaaatttgttggatgcatttgctgtatGTTTTGGTTGTGTGTTTTATAtattgtgcccaatagaaattaatgataaataatgtattttgtcatttcattcacttttattgtaaataagaatagaatatgtttcttaACACTTCTACATTATTGTAGATGccaccatgattacggataatcctgaatgaatcgtgaataatgctgagtgagaaagttagacgtaGAAATATCATactcccaagacatgctaacctttcaccattacaataacaggggaggttagcatacctctaagacatgctaacctctctccattacaataacaggggaggttagcatacctctaagacatgctaacctctctccattacaataacaggggaggttagcatacctctaagacatgctaacctctcaccattacaataacaggggaggtcaGCATTTTTGGGGGTATGACATTTATGGATCTGTAACTTTCAccctcatcattattcacgattcattcaggattatccgtaaccatggtggcatccacattaatgtagaagtgtatagaaactactttaatacacatatgtGAATTTGtctcaatacttttggtcccctaaaatgggaagactatgtacaaaaagtgctgtaattattaaacggttcacccgatatggatgaaaatagtaaaccctcaaattaaagctgacagtctgcactttaacctcagtcaGTGTAtcctttcaaatccaaagtgctggagtacagagccaaaacaacaaaacactgtcactgtcccaatacctcTGGTGCTCACTGCATATCCCATCTCATGAAATGAAACTACAAAAGGTCTTACATTTTTGATTATTTACAGAGAAAAGGGGAATTACCACCAACTCAAGCCCAAAATACCCCTTATCATGGTTTGCTGCATATTATATCTGATTTCCTCTATGGTTGTAAAAGTAGGAACTGCTTAGCTCTATTTGTGTTGGCAGGGGTTTTTCTACATCACAGCTGACAAGCTTTAGGGCACTCGAGCGGGGCGAGGAGAAAAGGGTTTCCCTTCTTACTATGATATAACTAAGACTACATTGCCAGGTTAGGAATTAATGTAATAGTGCATAGAGAGTATTTCATTTTCTTCACATGGCTTTACTGTCTTCAACATGTCTCGATTCTGTGCAACCAGCTGCATTCCATGTCTTCTGTCCTTGCCATTGATAGCCTTTTAGAATGAATAGCATACTTTGACTGCCTCCATTACAGAAAACAATGTCAGAGGAAGCCTAACGGAGAGATGTACATAGGTAGTCCTGTCTCACCTGATGTATATCCAGGTCATCCATTCGTACCACCACACAGCTGGAGCGGAGCCTCTTAAGAGGGTTCAAGGGGAGAGATTGTGCTATTGAGGTCCTCTTGGAGATCTGCTCCCTTTCAGGAGGGCTGGCCTTGGGGTTGGGTTGTCCATCTGTGTATATCATAAGTCAAACTTTTTCTGTCAGTATCTGTGACTTGAAAATAACCATTTATTCTCATCACTaggtacactacattaccaaaagcaTGTGGGCACTTGCTCGTTgagcatctcattccaaaatcacgggcattaatatggagttggtccccccccctgtgctgctataacagcctccactcttccgggaaggctttccactagatgttggaacattgctgcagggacttgctttcattcagccacaagaacattagtgaggtcgggcactgatgtttggcgattaggcctggctcgcagtcggcgttccaattcatcccaaaggtgttcgatggagttgaggtcagggctctttgtaggccagtcaagttcttccacaccgatcttgagaaaccatttctgtatggacttttcatgctgaaataggaaagggccttccccaaactgttgccacaaagttggaagagcAGAattatctagaatgtcattgtatactgtaactaaggggcctagcccgaaccataacaaacagccccagaccattatacctcctccaccaaactttacggttggcactatgcattcggacaggtagcgttctcctggcatccgccaaacccaaatttgcttccagaggcagtttggaactcggaagtgagtgttgcaaccgaggacagacaattttatGCCCTACATGTTTCAGCACTTggggtcccgttctgtgagcttatgtggcctaccatgtcatggctgagccattgttgctcctagacgtttctacgtcacaataacaacacttacagttgaccggggcagatccagcagggcagaaatgtgaccaattgacttgttggaaaggtggcatcctatgacggtgccacgttgaaagtcactgagctcttcagtaaagccagtctactgccaatgtttatctatggagattgcatggctgtgtggtcgattttatacaccggtcagcaacaggtgtggccgaaatagcagaatccactaatttgaaggggtgtccacatacgtttgtttATGTAGTATGTGTCTGTTGTGGATCAGAGTCCTACTACAGTAAGAGGACCTGGCAGTGTGTTGTAGTAAGTCTCACCCTGGGTCCTCTTTGCAGGGAAGTCCTTGGGCTGGTTGGGGACCTTAGAGTCTGGCCCAGGGATCCCTGATGCGTCCACTCTCCTCTGGAACTCCTGCAGTAGTATGCCAGCCCACTGGGCCCGTGCATCCATCGCCCCACAGTGACGCTCCCAATGTCGACAGCCATCACCTGCAGGTCATATCATACAAAGTCATACATTAAGGTCATACAATAGGGTTCACTGCATCACCAGGGTTATTGTTGAAAagattccatctctcaccctaataaaaatatatacacctGTATATAACATCCCAGTTATATACATCAACTTAAAGTATTTTTTTCCAAAGCTTTGTTTTTTACTATTTGATCTGGGTGATTGCTCAAGCAAACCAATCCAATCTCCATTAAAATGTGTTTTCCATAATTGTGTAACAGACCAGTAGTTCTGATGAAGTGAAGTGGAGAGTTCTAGTAGGAATTGAGGTACCCCACATTCTACAGTCAAATAATTCCACTGAGAATAATAGCAATGGGCATCCTTTGCCATCCAGGCTATTAGTTTGCATGAATGAATGGAGGTTGAGGTTTCAtatactaatcaaatcaaatttatttatatagcccttcgtactaGGAATCATGTTACAATGATTACGGATAAGCCTGAattagacgcacaaatatcatacacccaagacatgctaacctctcaacattacaataacagggtaggttaaaaaaaattgttggggggggggtgtatgatatgtgtgcgtctaactttctcactcatcattattcacgattcattcaggattataaCCAAGACAAATAGCAAATGTTTCCAACAAATGTATGAGTCACAAGATTGATGCagtcattgtgtgctatgaatatgATTATTAATActtaacttttgactactttaatacacgtaagtgaatttgtcccaatacttttggtcccttaAAATGGGGTGCTATGTACAAAAAGGCTATTAGTTCAAATGAATTAATGGAGAGGAGATTTACTAGAATTCTGAATGTAGGTTGATATTTCAGTGGGAGCACTAACAAAGAATGTGGTGGACAGCAGTGAATAAACGTGAGCTCTAATTATAACAAATAGTAGCACAAGTCTCTTGACCGATTGGGGGAAGTACACTCACCAGGCCTGTGGATGGGGTAGTAGTCAAAACCAAGCTTGCGGAAGGTCAGCTGCATTGCACCATGGGGGCATGGAGGAGGAGGCTCATCTGTGTGACATGAGAAGTCAGAGGTCAAAAGCTTTGTTCACCTGTGACAACTCTGACAACAAACTTTCATCATCAAGACCATAATTGGAGGGTGGATTTTTGTGTAAATAGTCCTCTAAGAAAACCAAAAAATGGGATCGCGGGAGGATTTTCAAAATCCCGaagaataaaaatatataaacatcgtctttgtatctcaaaatcattgtaatgtggtcaaccttaaaaatctaaatgaaaattcTTAAAATCTAAAAGATAAAATTAAACGAGAGTGCCCCTTAGATCATGGGAAAAGGCCGCACCTGACCGTTGCACTTGAATCATTCCCACAGTGAATGGCTATGCCCGCTATACATTATTACAGAGACTTtgatcaaaacaaatcaaaatgtatcagtcacatacacatgattggcagatgttattgttgGAGtggagaaatgcttgtgtttgaagctccaacagtacagtgcTGTAATATTTAACAAGTCATATCTAACCatttcacaaaaacacacataaaTCTAAGaaaaaggaatggaattaagaatatataaatatatggacgagcaatgtcagagcggaatAAACTAAGACAccgtagaatagaatatagtatatacatatgagatgagaaatgcaaaatatgtaaacattattaaagtgactcgtgttccatttactaaagtggccagtgatttaaagtctatgtacagttgaagttggaagtttacatacaccttagccaaatacagttaaatacattttagtcctgacattaaatcccagtaaaaattccctgttttaggtcagttcggataatcactttattttaagaatgtgaaatgtcagaataatagtagagagtgatttatttcagcttgtatttctttcatcacattcccagtgggtcagaagtttacatacactcaattagtatttggtagcatcgccttaaaattgtttatcttgggtcaaatgtttctaGTAGCCTTCcgtaagcttcccacaataagttggttgaattttggcccattcctcctgacagagctggtgtaaccgagtaggcctccttgctcgcacacgctttttcagttctgcacacacattttctatggggttgaagtcagggctttgtgatggccactccaataacttgactttgttgtccttaagcaattttgccactaCTTCGGAAGTAttcttggtgtcattgtccatttggaagacccatttgcgtccaagctttaacttcctgaccaatgtcttgagctgttgcttcaatatatccaca is part of the Oncorhynchus masou masou isolate Uvic2021 chromosome 33, UVic_Omas_1.1, whole genome shotgun sequence genome and harbors:
- the LOC135528208 gene encoding bridge-like lipid transfer protein family member 3A, translating into MAGIIKKQILKHLSRFTKNLSPDKINLSTLKGEGQLSNLELDEEVLQNMLDLPTWLAVTRVYCNKAAIRIQWTKLKTSPICLFLDKVEVEMRTCEEPRAPNGPSPIAITAGQSEYGFAEKVVEGMSVIINSITIKVQSRAFHASFELWQLQGNSLNPKWQKTDLRYTRITDPKRGEVLTFKEINWQSLRIEADAIESEDQDLNSTPLRLITNQGRIRIALKRRLKDCNVLASKLLFILDDLLWVLTDSQLKAVIHYAKSLSEAMEKSAQQRKSMAAKSLQTAPPSPGIHALWTNPPPSPSGGVPSTPDQYFDQHDVKESSYHTFISRLDLHICNDSSSADPDEPPPPCPHGAMQLTFRKLGFDYYPIHRPGDGCRHWERHCGAMDARAQWAGILLQEFQRRVDASGIPGPDSKVPNQPKDFPAKRTQDGQPNPKASPPEREQISKRTSIAQSLPLNPLKRLRSSCVVVRMDDLDIHQVSTGGCHSKKTPSLISCNRKALNLADNIPAIHLQFTEYYFPDNPGLPVPNTNLYAQLNGLQLCLDPASLLWVNLFSRGLLRTLEQVKAFYHLQDSSKAEEHIDIHVDAAQIKLIIPLESSIMDHQDRPQSLSITVPQMVLSNTRHSPHGTRADLHSTYSSFSTCHFFQSTPPCSFPRDQSSFLPLPSAFLQHSLEMEPLSLSERRPLRPKDVWFFSLSRLSMSFEGARKSNRGRAHPFVEPFTISLWMCRPSAFKVSSLVSSPNEPAPVDPNHKTPEQQENLLPPNLEHNQDSRQEVAVASIHFLAQAITPVKVWLNHYQYVALLRMKDTLARLGHELDRDTRDAKQARGQEADPPTVCLALLMDSVELRLLLPPAATEPEEAHTPGSESPSLTDSDLSLTHQATSPGPLEDSGIGNTNATVNSSPPLEQEVDGVVEEASEAVEVMEGEMAQGDGSGPVLSPPFSPEHHHSLLSRDPSTFSLEGELSTALTSTKDVTKDAISASLDLTKGAFSITKDAFSFMSRGSGMSKLFNPQAKEQRPEEGSPIASLRLQSMNQSLSQHSFDSAILDGSLPNDHLSVENDASENFVILMDDSGVVSMMRPNGTPGPSGGSPALGTEGGSSADLSSSLSQSIEDITQDSTSVLLLVLSGMACVADLKGEDLVVAVEAQDLILRQMGNVRVSDLLAELMPVPGGSTVGHRQGCRAVPVVGIRMEMGPSAARHGSLSALVGHLELGVQGCRVDLLVSTLATLGPFLEDELSADIQPIKIRLENVTITLKDDGPKVYPTAPQPQPVTFTVDQVVVERADDGILRIKGGEGTVPRDSAGGAVVCLEKPDCWTEQKLSQITNTFLESQLSEAQSALSQALTDRERLLLEVRKYDPMFDL